In Thermus islandicus DSM 21543, one genomic interval encodes:
- a CDS encoding lysophospholipid acyltransferase family protein gives MAERWERLEARPAGRLLRLAVGFFLLRSLKGSLRGVYLRGEAPEGPLVLALNHHSFFDGHLVWLLGRFYRRPTSLLVAEENLRSFPVLKLAGALEAGRVREALRRLRRGEWVALFPEGAMAYPGPLRPLRQGAAWLAKRAGVPLLPVALRVVLRGYEHPEAFLWIGKPLPPGEDLAGALGGLLAALDALLAQTHPREIPEGFLEVLRGRRSLEERILPLVRLFRP, from the coding sequence GTGGCCGAGCGTTGGGAGCGCCTGGAGGCGAGGCCCGCCGGCAGGCTCCTCCGCCTGGCGGTGGGGTTCTTCCTCCTCCGAAGCCTAAAAGGGAGCCTCCGGGGGGTCTACCTCCGGGGGGAGGCCCCGGAGGGTCCCCTGGTGCTCGCCCTAAACCACCACAGCTTCTTTGACGGGCACCTGGTGTGGCTTTTGGGGAGGTTCTACCGGAGGCCCACGAGCCTCCTGGTGGCGGAGGAAAACCTGAGGAGCTTCCCCGTCTTAAAGCTCGCGGGGGCCCTCGAGGCGGGAAGGGTCCGGGAGGCCCTAAGGAGGCTTAGGCGGGGGGAGTGGGTGGCCCTCTTCCCCGAGGGGGCGATGGCCTACCCCGGGCCCCTCCGCCCCTTGAGGCAGGGGGCAGCGTGGCTGGCCAAGCGGGCGGGGGTTCCCCTCCTTCCCGTGGCCTTAAGGGTGGTCCTCCGGGGTTACGAGCACCCCGAGGCCTTCCTCTGGATCGGAAAGCCCCTCCCCCCGGGGGAGGACCTCGCCGGGGCCTTGGGGGGGCTTCTAGCAGCGCTTGACGCCCTCCTCGCCCAAACCCACCCCAGGGAGATACCCGAGGGCTTCCTTGAGGTGCTTCGGGGAAGGCGGAGCCTGGAGGAAAGGATCCTGCCCTTGGTACGGCTCTTTCGGCCATGA